Proteins from a genomic interval of bacterium:
- the folD gene encoding bifunctional methylenetetrahydrofolate dehydrogenase/methenyltetrahydrofolate cyclohydrolase FolD — translation MGKIIDGQAISQKLRLEVKAGVEDLVREKKVRPGLAVVLVGEDPASQIYVRNKTKAGGEAGIAGFQHDLPADTQPAQLLELIDRLNHDPQVHGILVQMPLPPALRNLDIQSKIDPAKDVDGLHPLNLGNLATGRPCFRSCTPFGVMKLLDEIGYDLSGKRAVVVGRSNMVGKPMGLMLLERNATVTFCHSKTVDLAGEVGRADLVVAAIGSPEFVKGGWIKPGAVVIDVGINRLASGKLVGDVEFEPALERASWITPVPKGVGPMTITMLLWNTLQAARTAAG, via the coding sequence ATGGGCAAGATCATCGACGGACAGGCCATTAGCCAAAAGCTCCGCTTGGAAGTGAAAGCGGGCGTCGAGGATCTGGTCCGTGAAAAGAAGGTCCGGCCCGGTCTCGCCGTGGTCTTGGTGGGGGAGGACCCCGCCAGCCAAATCTACGTCCGTAACAAGACGAAGGCCGGCGGCGAGGCCGGGATCGCCGGATTCCAGCACGATTTACCGGCCGACACCCAGCCGGCCCAGCTGCTCGAGCTGATCGACCGCCTCAACCATGACCCCCAAGTCCATGGCATCCTGGTCCAGATGCCCTTGCCGCCGGCCCTGCGCAACCTCGACATCCAATCCAAGATCGATCCGGCCAAGGACGTCGACGGCCTCCATCCGCTCAACCTGGGCAATTTGGCGACCGGCCGGCCCTGCTTCCGTTCCTGCACGCCCTTCGGCGTCATGAAGCTGCTCGACGAGATCGGCTACGATCTCAGCGGCAAACGGGCGGTGGTGGTGGGGCGGAGCAATATGGTAGGCAAGCCGATGGGGCTCATGCTTCTGGAGCGCAACGCGACCGTGACCTTTTGTCATTCCAAAACCGTCGATCTCGCCGGTGAAGTTGGCCGGGCCGACCTAGTGGTCGCCGCCATCGGCTCGCCCGAATTCGTCAAGGGCGGCTGGATCAAGCCCGGGGCGGTGGTGATCGACGTCGGCATCAACCGGCTGGCCAGCGGCAAGCTGGTCGGCGACGTCGAGTTCGAGCCGGCTCTGGAAAGGGCCTCCTGGATCACGCCGGTGCCGAAGGGCGTCGGCCCCATGACGATCACCATGCTGCTTTGGAACACCCTCCAGGCGGCCAGAACGGCGGCCGGCTGA
- a CDS encoding outer membrane beta-barrel protein, giving the protein MSRNFFRTAKKFLLAVLLLSASVTAAQAETRGRQFVFNGGLGVFVGTDGLDAAFDVSLEPEYFFTEHTSLSFRFDITAGGTDSVHFGARFRYYFNITPKVDIFVGAGAGGGTDFDGNGFGDIAIPVFGWQYGIGEHFKIGSDVSFDIVFDGDNAAFATRLMPVVLKYAF; this is encoded by the coding sequence ATGTCTCGAAACTTTTTTCGCACCGCCAAAAAATTTCTATTAGCCGTTCTCCTGCTCAGCGCCTCGGTCACCGCGGCCCAAGCCGAGACCCGCGGCCGGCAGTTCGTTTTCAACGGCGGCCTCGGCGTTTTCGTGGGCACCGACGGCCTCGATGCCGCTTTCGACGTCAGCCTGGAGCCCGAGTATTTCTTCACCGAGCATACCTCGCTGTCCTTCCGCTTCGATATCACCGCCGGCGGCACCGACTCGGTCCACTTCGGCGCCCGCTTCCGCTACTATTTCAACATCACGCCCAAGGTCGATATCTTCGTCGGCGCCGGCGCCGGCGGCGGCACCGATTTCGACGGCAACGGTTTCGGCGACATCGCCATCCCGGTCTTCGGTTGGCAGTACGGCATCGGCGAGCACTTCAAGATCGGTTCCGACGTGTCTTTCGACATCGTCTTCGACGGCGACAATGCCGCCTTTGCGACCCGGCTCATGCCGGTGGTCCTGAAGTACGCTTTCTAA
- a CDS encoding methylenetetrahydrofolate reductase produces the protein MSQLKAQLESGQFVVTSEIAPPKGADLGEFLEHARLIKGRVVAYNVTDNQRAIMRLSSLAASIALIREGMEPIYQLACRDRNRLALQSDLLGAAAFGIQNVLPLTGDSVAQGDHKDAKPVFDCTSVKLMMLIEKLNQGLSMGDHPLSAKTNFFVGGAVDPKNFGNRAFFQKMEEKIKHGAAFFQSQPVYDLAQVEAFHRYCEEQRVKSLIGVLLVKGPKQAAFLNAHVPGIKIPDEIIAKFNGSSEPLQVGIDFAAQQIRELKGRAHGVHIMTVGREDLVPQILDRAGL, from the coding sequence ATGTCCCAGCTCAAAGCTCAGTTGGAGAGCGGCCAATTCGTCGTCACTTCCGAGATTGCGCCGCCCAAGGGCGCCGACCTCGGCGAATTCCTGGAGCACGCCCGCCTCATCAAGGGCCGGGTGGTCGCTTACAACGTCACCGACAATCAAAGGGCCATCATGCGGCTTTCCTCGCTGGCCGCGAGCATCGCTCTGATCCGCGAGGGCATGGAGCCGATTTACCAGCTGGCCTGCCGCGATCGGAACCGGCTGGCCCTGCAATCCGATCTGCTGGGCGCCGCGGCTTTCGGCATTCAGAACGTCCTGCCCTTGACCGGCGACTCGGTGGCCCAGGGCGACCACAAGGATGCCAAGCCGGTCTTCGACTGCACCTCGGTGAAGCTGATGATGCTCATCGAAAAGCTCAACCAAGGCTTGAGCATGGGCGACCATCCGCTCAGCGCCAAAACGAATTTTTTTGTCGGCGGAGCCGTCGACCCGAAGAACTTCGGCAACCGGGCCTTCTTTCAAAAGATGGAAGAGAAGATCAAGCACGGGGCGGCCTTTTTCCAATCCCAGCCGGTCTACGACCTGGCCCAAGTCGAGGCTTTCCACCGCTATTGCGAAGAGCAGCGAGTGAAGAGCCTGATCGGCGTCCTGTTGGTCAAGGGGCCGAAGCAAGCGGCCTTCCTCAATGCCCACGTTCCGGGCATCAAGATTCCCGACGAGATCATCGCCAAGTTCAACGGCAGCTCCGAGCCGCTCCAGGTCGGCATCGACTTCGCGGCCCAGCAAATCCGGGAGCTCAAGGGCCGGGCCCATGGCGTCCACATCATGACCGTGGGCCGCGAGGACTTGGTGCCGCAGATTTTGGATCGAGCGGGACTTTGA
- a CDS encoding SHOCT domain-containing protein yields the protein MKKILTLFPILMFALSSPALAETIYKQPNNQANFVKIEKFKSEDGETLNQPYNFDETQLRAILSSLKYGKKLILLKESKNRDLYEVEYIDKFVPYLVQAFAKAKPNQAVVWSVVQKRPYFIIRNDKLTIVRMWVVGSELHMDFIKTEAKLQGDYQAKTTGQKLIDEAKSIGVTIEPQQGQKFGLNSTDELIIDLKADWPTISANLAAEDERLRQEAEAEKAAKKGHRTANATPAAAAPTSVTTTTSSSTAATKPAVSPVDQKNAQTRLTELKSLKDKGLISEKDYEQKKAEILKDL from the coding sequence ATGAAAAAGATTTTGACCCTTTTCCCTATATTAATGTTCGCGCTCTCGTCGCCGGCCCTGGCCGAGACGATCTACAAGCAGCCGAATAACCAGGCCAACTTCGTCAAGATCGAGAAGTTCAAGTCCGAGGACGGGGAAACGCTGAACCAACCCTACAATTTCGATGAAACCCAGCTCCGGGCCATCCTGAGCAGCCTCAAGTACGGCAAGAAGCTCATCCTGCTCAAGGAATCCAAGAATCGCGACCTCTACGAAGTCGAGTACATCGACAAGTTCGTGCCCTACCTGGTGCAAGCCTTCGCCAAGGCGAAGCCGAACCAAGCGGTGGTTTGGTCGGTGGTTCAGAAGCGGCCCTATTTCATCATTCGCAACGACAAGCTGACGATCGTGCGGATGTGGGTGGTCGGCAGCGAGCTGCACATGGATTTCATCAAGACCGAGGCCAAGCTCCAGGGCGATTACCAGGCCAAGACCACCGGCCAGAAGCTGATCGACGAGGCCAAGAGCATCGGCGTGACGATCGAGCCGCAGCAAGGCCAGAAGTTCGGCCTCAATTCGACCGACGAGCTGATCATCGACCTTAAGGCCGATTGGCCGACGATTTCGGCCAATTTGGCGGCCGAGGACGAGCGGCTTCGCCAAGAGGCCGAGGCCGAGAAGGCCGCCAAGAAGGGCCATCGCACTGCCAACGCCACTCCGGCCGCGGCCGCGCCGACTTCGGTGACCACCACGACTTCCAGCTCGACCGCCGCCACCAAGCCGGCGGTTTCGCCGGTCGATCAAAAGAACGCCCAGACCCGGCTCACCGAGCTGAAGAGCCTCAAGGATAAGGGCTTGATCAGCGAAAAGGATTACGAGCAGAAGAAAGCGGAGATCTTGAAGGATCTCTAA
- a CDS encoding DUF4190 domain-containing protein, translated as MTPPITSTPVQPTPPPAAPSQNNSKATIALVLGILSLVCCGFLSGIPAIILGRSELKAIDEGRSPETNRTLAKVGWILGLVGTILSVVGAIVYILIIVLAVTTGTMQNAPATF; from the coding sequence ATGACGCCTCCCATCACCTCCACTCCGGTTCAACCGACTCCGCCGCCGGCGGCGCCCAGCCAAAACAATTCCAAGGCGACCATCGCCCTGGTGTTGGGCATCCTCAGCCTGGTCTGCTGCGGTTTCCTGTCGGGCATTCCGGCCATCATCCTGGGCCGCTCCGAGCTGAAGGCCATCGATGAGGGGCGTTCGCCGGAGACGAACCGGACTCTGGCCAAGGTCGGCTGGATCCTCGGTTTGGTCGGAACCATCCTCAGCGTCGTCGGGGCCATCGTCTACATCCTGATCATCGTTCTCGCGGTCACCACCGGCACGATGCAGAACGCGCCGGCCACTTTCTAA
- the gcvH gene encoding glycine cleavage system protein GcvH, whose product MNFPEDLKYTTEHEWVRVEGDVATVGITDFAQEQLGDIVFVELPEEEETIEKGDTFGVVESTKSVSDLYVPLTGTVIESNDPLLDSPEVINEDPYGEGWMIRIKLKSPEEIKELLDAKAYQKLIEEEEEGE is encoded by the coding sequence ATGAATTTTCCCGAAGACCTGAAATACACCACCGAGCACGAATGGGTCCGAGTCGAAGGAGACGTCGCCACCGTCGGAATCACCGACTTTGCCCAGGAGCAATTGGGTGACATCGTATTCGTCGAGCTTCCCGAGGAAGAGGAAACCATCGAAAAGGGCGACACCTTCGGCGTCGTCGAGTCGACCAAGTCGGTCAGCGATCTCTACGTGCCCTTGACCGGCACCGTCATCGAGAGCAACGATCCTCTCCTCGACAGTCCCGAGGTCATCAACGAGGATCCTTACGGCGAGGGCTGGATGATCCGGATCAAGCTCAAATCGCCCGAGGAAATCAAAGAGCTGCTCGACGCCAAGGCCTACCAAAAGCTGATCGAGGAAGAAGAAGAGGGCGAATAA
- a CDS encoding Xaa-Pro peptidase family protein codes for MTFPRDPRYLSIMSKTAKPRLPQTRLMVAASETDANLYWATKFLAPDPIVFIEHRKKRYLILNDLEVDRGRKEAEVDKVLSYSEIEKRIAPKAKRATMSEVIAHVLRDLGAKEIAVPSNFPLAFALGLKKQRFKTQALPDPFYADRVLKTKEEKAAIKRSLRFTSEAIQKAYQVLGEAKIKNGYLYWRGAKLTSEILRGVINVYLMEKNCLGLGTIVAGGEQAVDPHCRGFGPLKAHQTIVMDVFPRSMDTQYYADMTRTVVKGKASDAVRKQWNTVKEAQEGAIKKIKAGVNGMAIHQWIHDYFEARGYKTGLVKGRMQGFFHGTGHGLGLDIHEAPRVSKISEILQAGTVVTVEPGLYYSGLGGVRIEDVVYVKKGGCEVLSHCPKVLEIS; via the coding sequence TTGACTTTTCCTCGGGATCCCCGCTATCTCTCGATCATGTCCAAAACCGCCAAGCCGCGGCTGCCTCAAACTCGACTGATGGTCGCCGCCTCCGAGACCGACGCCAACCTTTATTGGGCCACCAAGTTCCTCGCTCCCGACCCCATCGTCTTCATCGAGCACCGCAAGAAACGCTACCTCATCTTGAACGATCTCGAAGTCGACCGGGGCCGCAAGGAGGCCGAGGTCGACAAGGTGCTGAGCTATTCCGAGATCGAGAAAAGAATCGCGCCCAAGGCCAAGCGAGCGACGATGTCGGAAGTCATCGCCCACGTGCTCCGCGATCTCGGCGCCAAGGAAATCGCGGTGCCTTCCAACTTCCCCCTCGCCTTCGCCTTGGGTCTCAAGAAGCAGCGCTTCAAGACCCAGGCCCTGCCCGACCCCTTTTATGCCGACCGGGTTTTGAAGACGAAAGAGGAGAAAGCCGCGATCAAGCGTTCGCTGCGCTTCACCTCCGAGGCGATCCAAAAAGCTTACCAGGTGCTCGGCGAAGCCAAGATCAAAAACGGCTACCTGTATTGGCGCGGCGCCAAGCTCACCAGCGAAATCTTGCGGGGCGTCATCAATGTCTACTTGATGGAGAAAAACTGCCTCGGCCTCGGCACCATCGTCGCCGGCGGTGAGCAGGCGGTCGACCCGCACTGCCGTGGCTTCGGCCCGCTCAAGGCCCATCAGACCATCGTCATGGACGTCTTTCCGCGCTCGATGGACACTCAATACTATGCCGACATGACTCGCACCGTGGTCAAGGGCAAGGCCTCCGACGCCGTCCGCAAACAATGGAACACCGTCAAGGAGGCCCAGGAGGGCGCGATCAAAAAGATCAAAGCCGGCGTCAACGGGATGGCGATCCACCAATGGATCCACGATTACTTCGAGGCCCGGGGCTACAAGACCGGGCTGGTGAAGGGGCGGATGCAGGGCTTCTTTCACGGCACCGGCCACGGCTTGGGGCTCGACATCCACGAGGCGCCGCGGGTGTCCAAGATCTCGGAGATCCTTCAGGCCGGAACGGTCGTCACGGTCGAGCCGGGCCTTTACTATTCAGGCTTGGGCGGAGTGCGGATCGAAGACGTGGTCTACGTCAAGAAGGGCGGCTGCGAGGTCTTGTCGCATTGCCCCAAGGTGCTGGAGATTTCTTAA
- the gcvPA gene encoding aminomethyl-transferring glycine dehydrogenase subunit GcvPA, producing the protein MRYLPHTPEEIRRMSEAIGIQGPDDLFKVIPEKLRFQGRLELPPALSEIDLLRHLKALGRDNETVDSLSSFLGGGAYHHYIPVAVSTITGRGEFQTSYTPYQPEISQGTLQAIFEYQTMIASLTGMDLANAGNYDGASALAEAVLMALRLSDEKRDTVLLAGSIHPEYREVVRTYLSNIGCQIVEVPRGADGRLDGAALQKLLNDQVAAVCIQSPNAFGVIEETAKISAAARQAGALLIASFSEALSLGLLEPPGKQGADIAVGEGASFGNFLNLGGPYLGLFATKKEYVRQMPGRLVGETIDAEGKRGFVLVLSTREQHIRREKATSNICTNQALCALATTVYLSLLGPKGLRQLAEINYAHARYLRDGLTKVPGVKRLFAAPHFNEFVLDLPSDPKQVLSALHAKGIAGGIALGSWGPGLERAILVCATEMNSKSQMDEYIRALREVL; encoded by the coding sequence ATGCGCTATCTGCCCCATACCCCCGAAGAGATCCGCCGGATGTCGGAGGCCATCGGCATCCAAGGCCCCGACGATTTATTCAAGGTCATTCCCGAAAAATTGCGGTTCCAAGGCCGGCTTGAGCTGCCGCCAGCTCTCTCCGAGATCGATTTGCTGCGCCACCTCAAGGCTTTGGGCCGGGATAACGAGACCGTCGACAGCCTATCCTCCTTCCTCGGCGGCGGCGCCTACCATCATTACATTCCGGTCGCGGTTTCCACCATCACCGGCCGCGGCGAGTTCCAGACTTCTTACACGCCTTACCAACCCGAGATTTCCCAGGGCACCCTCCAGGCCATCTTCGAATACCAGACGATGATCGCGTCGTTGACCGGGATGGATTTGGCCAACGCCGGCAATTACGACGGCGCTTCGGCCCTGGCCGAAGCGGTGCTGATGGCGCTGCGCCTGAGCGACGAAAAGCGCGACACCGTTTTGCTCGCCGGCTCGATCCACCCCGAGTACCGCGAGGTGGTGAGAACTTACCTGAGCAACATCGGCTGCCAGATCGTCGAGGTGCCGCGCGGCGCCGATGGCCGGCTCGACGGAGCGGCGCTGCAAAAGCTCTTGAACGACCAAGTCGCCGCGGTCTGCATCCAATCGCCCAACGCCTTCGGCGTGATCGAGGAGACCGCCAAGATCTCGGCCGCCGCCCGCCAGGCCGGCGCGCTGCTGATCGCCTCTTTCAGCGAAGCCTTGAGCCTGGGCCTGCTCGAGCCGCCGGGCAAGCAAGGCGCCGACATCGCGGTCGGTGAAGGGGCCTCCTTCGGCAACTTTCTCAATTTGGGCGGCCCTTATCTCGGGCTCTTCGCCACCAAGAAGGAATACGTTCGCCAGATGCCGGGCCGACTGGTCGGCGAGACGATCGACGCCGAGGGCAAGCGCGGCTTCGTTCTGGTCCTTTCGACCCGCGAACAGCACATTCGCCGCGAGAAGGCGACCAGCAACATCTGCACCAACCAGGCGCTCTGTGCGCTGGCGACGACGGTCTATCTCTCGCTGCTCGGGCCCAAGGGTTTGCGGCAATTGGCCGAGATCAACTACGCCCACGCCCGCTACCTGCGGGATGGCTTGACCAAGGTGCCGGGCGTGAAGCGGCTCTTCGCCGCGCCGCACTTCAACGAATTCGTCTTGGACCTGCCCTCCGACCCTAAGCAAGTCCTGAGCGCGCTCCATGCCAAGGGCATCGCCGGCGGCATTGCTCTCGGCAGCTGGGGCCCGGGCTTGGAGAGGGCGATACTGGTCTGCGCGACTGAAATGAACAGCAAAAGC
- a CDS encoding DUF2752 domain-containing protein: MIRRRFWLLLPVGFLIVVGLSALLTPNPAGLGTHRSLGLPDCLFLHWTGIPCPGCGLTTSFAWMAHGAWLRAFEVHPLGPLLFLAFGSAALLAGFEYFGRSTPLSALARGKGMGWAYAAVTLYLGTWAFRWVLPQIFSH, translated from the coding sequence ATGATTCGACGCCGGTTCTGGCTGCTGCTTCCCGTCGGTTTTTTGATCGTCGTGGGTCTTAGCGCCTTGCTCACGCCCAATCCTGCGGGTCTGGGCACCCATCGCTCGCTCGGCCTGCCCGACTGCCTTTTTCTGCACTGGACCGGCATCCCCTGCCCCGGCTGCGGCCTGACCACCAGCTTCGCCTGGATGGCCCATGGGGCATGGCTAAGGGCCTTCGAGGTTCACCCGCTGGGGCCGCTGCTTTTCCTGGCCTTCGGCTCGGCCGCCCTCCTGGCCGGCTTCGAGTATTTCGGCCGCTCCACCCCGCTCTCGGCCCTGGCTCGAGGCAAGGGAATGGGTTGGGCCTATGCCGCTGTGACGCTTTACCTGGGAACTTGGGCCTTTCGTTGGGTCCTGCCCCAGATTTTTTCCCATTGA
- the gcvT gene encoding glycine cleavage system aminomethyltransferase GcvT yields MALKTPLYEWHRSHGAKMVEFGGWDMPVSYEGVLAEHKAVREACGLFDISHMGEIFISGAGSENALQWLTSNDVSRLRDGQAQYSLLLNEKGGAVDDIIVYRLKPDRFLVCVNAANIDKDREWMKANLKPDAELTDRSPEMGMIALQGPASPRVLAKLGFDLASVDRFHCRELRIAGAPVLLARTGYTGEEGCEFFLESKALLDFWEELLAAGRSEGLVPVGLGARDTLRLEMGYPLYGHELNESLGPWEAGLGWVVKLDAKDFIGKPALLEAKAKGVAKRVRGLRMEEPGIPREGFAVYRGADRIGATLSGTFSPSLNVGIATALLDADAGVEGGEIFVDIRGKMKKAKITKIPFLNRKIGAGAGAL; encoded by the coding sequence ATGGCTCTAAAAACTCCGCTCTACGAGTGGCATCGCAGTCACGGCGCCAAGATGGTCGAATTCGGCGGCTGGGACATGCCGGTTTCCTACGAAGGGGTGCTGGCCGAGCACAAGGCCGTCCGCGAAGCCTGCGGTCTCTTCGACATCTCCCACATGGGCGAGATTTTCATCAGCGGGGCCGGCTCCGAAAACGCCCTCCAATGGCTGACGAGCAACGACGTTTCCCGGCTCCGCGACGGCCAAGCCCAATATTCGCTCCTGCTCAACGAGAAGGGCGGAGCGGTCGACGACATCATCGTCTATCGTCTGAAGCCCGACCGCTTCCTGGTCTGCGTCAATGCCGCCAACATCGACAAGGACCGGGAGTGGATGAAGGCCAACCTCAAGCCCGATGCCGAGCTGACCGACCGCAGCCCCGAAATGGGCATGATCGCCCTGCAAGGGCCCGCCAGCCCTCGGGTCTTGGCCAAGCTCGGCTTCGATTTGGCTTCGGTCGACCGCTTCCATTGCCGGGAGCTGCGGATCGCCGGGGCTCCGGTTCTGCTCGCCCGCACCGGCTACACCGGCGAGGAGGGCTGCGAGTTCTTCCTCGAGTCCAAGGCTCTCTTGGATTTTTGGGAAGAGTTGCTGGCGGCCGGCCGCTCCGAAGGCTTGGTGCCGGTCGGTTTGGGAGCCCGGGATACTTTGCGGCTCGAAATGGGCTATCCGCTCTACGGCCATGAGCTCAACGAGAGCCTCGGGCCTTGGGAGGCCGGGCTCGGCTGGGTGGTCAAGCTCGACGCCAAGGATTTCATCGGCAAGCCGGCGCTGTTGGAGGCCAAGGCCAAGGGTGTGGCCAAGAGAGTGCGGGGCCTGCGGATGGAGGAGCCGGGCATTCCGCGCGAAGGCTTCGCCGTTTACCGCGGGGCCGATCGGATCGGCGCGACCCTCTCCGGAACTTTCAGTCCCTCGCTCAACGTTGGCATCGCCACCGCGCTCCTCGACGCCGATGCCGGCGTCGAGGGCGGGGAAATTTTCGTTGACATCAGGGGTAAAATGAAGAAAGCAAAAATCACGAAAATTCCCTTCCTAAATCGAAAAATAGGGGCAGGAGCCGGCGCTTTATGA